GAATCCGGCATCGTGTCGGTAAACGAGATGGTCAGGTCGGACCCGCGCCTGCCTTTTGGCGGGGTAAAGAAATCCGGCATCGGCCGTGAGCTGTCAGAGTTTGGCATAAAGGAGTTTGTCAATATCAAGTCGGTGGTAGTGAAGGACATACAGAGCAAGCTGCTTGTGGAATAGACTAATCCTCCACTGTGAAGTTGGACTGATAGAGCAGAAATAATGTCTCTTAGAATGGCACGGGGCACTTCTCGAAAACTCATTGCATAATCGCTATGAAACGACGCGGCCTTAAATCCCCAAGTCACCAAGTAGTAACGCTTGAAGCGGCATCACTCTATCGAGATATTCTCTGTGGGTTGTCCTCTATGTAAGCACATAACAGACGATATTGAGATTGGCAAGTGTAAAGGATGTAGTCATGCAGTTTATGACTTGAACAAAATGACTGAAGAGATTAAGGTAAAAATGAAGAGTACGGCATCACGTCGGTGCCTACCACAATTATAGACGGAAGCATCAAGGTCATAGGAATACCTGATTTCCCTTGGATATGCGGCGACGACCTGTACATGAAGCTAAGAAAGGATTACACGCTGAAAAAGAACTAAGAACGGAACATCTTGATCCAGCAGCAGCTGTCCTTGTCGTTTGACAACCATGCAAACTGACGAACTCGCAATATGTCGTTAATTTCCTTCCGGACCCACTTTCAACAGCTTGCCACTTTGACCCGAATTTTCAGTGTCGCATTTTCGTTGCACAAAAAGAGAAAAGAAGAGAGAAAGAGAGGATAGGCTACGGGTTGATTACAGCCCTGCCGATTATCTTGCCACTCTTTAGCTCTTCAAGCGCGGCGTTCACTTCATCGAGCTTGAACCGGCGCGACACCACTGACTGGATCTTGCCCTTCTTGGCGAGCTCTACCAGTTCTACCAGATCAGAGTACTTGCCGGTGTAGGCGCCGGTAAGGGTAAAGGCGCGCAGCGGTATGAGCGGTAAGTTAAGTTCCATCGAGCCTCCGAAAAGGCCCACCATCACAAGCTTGCCGCGCTTTCTCAGCATGTTAAAAGAGTTCGGGGCTGTCTTGGCGTTGTTGACAAAGTCGATGACTGCTTCGGCTCCGAGGCCCTTTGTGGCGTCCTTGACGCCCTGCACCGGGTCGCCCTTGCCCGAGTTCACCGCAATGTCGGCGCCGAGCTTTTTCGCCTCGTCCAGCTTTTTGTCGTCAATGTCGACCACGGCTATCTTTGCGCCGGTTATCGCCTTGGCTATCTGCACCGCCATGAGCCCAAGGCCGCCGGCTCCGATTATCACGAGCGTCTCGCCGTCCTTTACCGCCGCCTTTTTCACGGCGGTAAACGCGGTGAGGCCAGAGCACGCAAGCGATGCAGCTGCGGCAGTGTCATAGTCGCCCAGCTTTACAAGGTATTTGTAACTGGGAACGAGTGCATACTCGCCATAGCCCCCGTCCTGGTACACGCCAAGCGACCTTGGCGAGTCGCAGAGGTTCTCCTCTCCGGCCTTGCACGCAGGGCACACGCCGTCGCCTATCCACGGGTAGACGAGCACCTTTTCGCCCTTGCTGTAGCCGGTGACCTTGTCGCCCATCTCCACTATCGAGCCGGCGACCTCGTGGCCCGGCGTCAACGGAAACTTTACTCCGCGGTCTTCAACCTTCATGAAAACGCCCTGCGGGCCGGCATAGCCTCCTTCCCACAGGTGCAGGTCGCTGTGGCAGACTCCTGCGCTGTCCACCTTTACGAGGACCTGCTCGCCGCTTGGCTTTGGTGTAGCAATATCTTCTACTTTCAA
The sequence above is drawn from the Nitrososphaera viennensis EN76 genome and encodes:
- a CDS encoding alcohol dehydrogenase, whose amino-acid sequence is MKAARINKTKEPLKVEDIATPKPSGEQVLVKVDSAGVCHSDLHLWEGGYAGPQGVFMKVEDRGVKFPLTPGHEVAGSIVEMGDKVTGYSKGEKVLVYPWIGDGVCPACKAGEENLCDSPRSLGVYQDGGYGEYALVPSYKYLVKLGDYDTAAAASLACSGLTAFTAVKKAAVKDGETLVIIGAGGLGLMAVQIAKAITGAKIAVVDIDDKKLDEAKKLGADIAVNSGKGDPVQGVKDATKGLGAEAVIDFVNNAKTAPNSFNMLRKRGKLVMVGLFGGSMELNLPLIPLRAFTLTGAYTGKYSDLVELVELAKKGKIQSVVSRRFKLDEVNAALEELKSGKIIGRAVINP